A window of Rhododendron vialii isolate Sample 1 chromosome 11a, ASM3025357v1 genomic DNA:
AAACTCTCTTTATCTCCATCTATAGTAAAACTATCTATAAATAGCACTACCCAGTAGCACTAGTGATCTACCATCACAAACACACCACCCTTATCTCATTCAAGCTTATACTTTtcatccttttttcttttctcgatCACCACCGCTGCAAAATGGAGGAGGACAAGCCCAAGCACCACTTTTTCCACCACCACAAGGACGGGGAAAAGCCCATCGACGCCGTCGGCATCTCCGACACCACTTACAGCACCGACGGGGCGAACGACTACACCGACAGCACCACGGTGGTCGTGGCGGAGGAGCAGCCCGATTACGGACACGAGGAGAGGGAGCACAAGCACCGTGAGCACTTGGGCGAGCTCGGCGCCGTTGCTGCCGGCGCTTTTGCCTTGGTAAATTTAATAACACTGCTCCGTTTTCGGTACCCCTTTGTTAATTGTACTTGTTATGATCACGTGTTAAGTTTCTTACTCTATGGTGTGATTTCTCTGGTGATGAAAATACCAGCATGAGAAGCACAAGTCCCAGAAAGACCCAGAGCACGCCCACAAGCACAAGCTGGAGGAAGAGATCGCGGCTGCAGCTGCGGTCGGGGCCGGCGGGTACGCGTTCCACGAGCACCATGAGAAGAAAGAGACAAAgagggaagaggaagaggccgAGGGAAAGAAGCACCACCACATCTTTTAAGTCTTGTTGCATGGCCCGTCAGCTTTGATCTGTGGTCTCTTTGATCCTTAAATAATTATGTACTTGTGCGTGTGTGtaagtgtgtgtttgttttgattttctgttcAGCCTGGGTTTGAGTCCCCATGACCTAGTAGTAGTCAAAGAGGTGCCTTCttggttctctctcttctgGTGTGATCATGTGGACGCTGTGTAAGTTGAGAATAATATTGTTTGAGTGTCTTTGAGATGTATGTGTAACTTTAGTAGTATTTGAAAAtgctccttttttttataactcaggccTGCATACCAATACGAAactattctctcttttttatgtGTGTTAGTGAAGCAAGATTTGGAAATCCGCTTAGTTTTGCGTTCCTAATTATGGACCCGCTACTTGGGTGATCCAAGTTGGGTCAGTCAAGTACGCGTTCATAAGATCTTTAAAGTGAAAAGGAATTAAGACTCTAGTGTTAGACTCATGGATGATGAAGAAGACTGTACCTATTTTCAATACAAACTTGAACCTATCATCCTAGCTTGTTGCAAGGTTCTCGGGTTTAATTTCTATATCATGTTTTGAGGTGGGCAATAATTCAATGATCGATTATCTTAGGCCATCTCTAgtctttactcaaatttatatTCGAATTTCGGTAAACACTTTAAAATCTCTCTTCTTTAATTATCACACACATTTAgacataaatttgagtaaaagtttcaTCAAAGCAGAGTGGTTATATTTGAACAGAAAACAgctactccctccctcccaaaATATTAGACCTTTTTGGGATTGTGTGTCATTTTCGGTGCCTGTATCTTTCaatgtgaatatcaaaaatatACCGAATGGATCTTTTTtgatatattttaattaattttattaaacaaaatattcaaaataacataaaattttataaatcgaaagatatagACAACTGAAAATTGCACGCAATCTCAAAAAGGTCTTAACATTTTGGAACGAAAGGACGTAAttagtttcaagattttgaGCAAATATTTGAATCTCCCTTGATGTGGATAAATTTTTTAGTTAAACTCAATATGATATGATTTTAAGTTAAAGACGAAAGTTGAGTTCTAAAAATTAACTATTAATTTAGTCCTTTTCGATGTTTCTAATTTGAAATAAATATAATATGATAGTATAAATTTGATGTTGTCGGTTAATTTACTTTAGGGGAAATTACAGTAAGCCCCCTTCAACTATACCTCGGTAACGAGTTGCCCCCTTCATCGTTTGActcggacacttaacccccttcatcttttatcgCGTGACACTTAACCCCCGATATTTTATCTcgtgacacttaacccccttcatcttttatcgCGTGACACTTAACCCCGATATTTTATCTcgtgacacttaacccccttcatcttttatcaTGTGAGCAGTACATGACCATATTAATGACAGATCGTGCCCTTATAAATacataagtgttccaaatttcaatccgtttgaacccgggaaaagatttttgttttctgatcatgttatcctaaatggtcataattaaattttgactctaggactttGGTTGACTAGTCCTAAGAAattcgtagaatcaaatatctcttaaggcTAATCAACGAAAGCCATAAAGTCAAATACCTCTTTAtaccatttatatatttaaaaatatggttaaaaaattaagtgttccaaatttcaatccgtttgaaatggtggaaagattttagttttttgatcattttatcctaaatggttatagttaaattttgactttatggCTTTAGttgattagtcctaagagatatttgattctacgaatTTCTTAGGACTAGTCAACCaaagtcctagagtcaaaatttaattatgaccatttaggataacatgatcagaaaacaaaaatcttttcccgggttcaaacggattgaaatttggaacacttatgtATTTATAAGGGCACGATCTGTCATTAATATGGTCATGTACTGCTCACAtgataaaagatgaagggggttaagtgtcacgAGATAAAATATCGGGGGTTAAGTGTCACGcgataaaagatgaagggggttaagtgtcacgAGATAAAATATCGGGGGTTAAGTGTCACGcgataaaagatgaagggggttaagtgtccgagTCAAACGATGAAGGGGGCAACTCGTTACCGAGGTATAGTTGAAGGGGGCTTACTGTAATTTCCCCTTTACTTTAATGTCTAATCTTTTTCTTTGTCCACTAATCTGAGATCGCCATGGAACATGTTGATCCATATATATTAGACTTGCTCAGGGGTTTATATGCTTCGATTAtggttgatttcttttgaaTAATAAAAGAATCGTGATTTTGGGGTCAGATTACAAAATCAgactaataaactgataaagtaGTAATAGGATAATATAAACAATAATGGAACAACCTAATAATGtgggtttgaattaaaaaaaaaaaacactagcaCAAAAGTATGTGGGCCGGACTTCAACTGTTGAAGTGAATACCTGGAGGCTAATTTACCCTTGCCGACGAAAATTTATAGAGTGGTCCTGAATCACGACACGTGTGCCCCATCACCACCCACAGTCTTTTCTCTTGGACCATGATAAATAACAGAGGTGTTATGCCTATTACTTTATTTCACTGCTCAATATCTTACCGTCCTAAAGTGGTCCTGAATCACATCACGTGGTGCCTCATTACCACCCACAGTCTCTTCTCTTGGACATCTCACCGTCCTAGAGTGGTCCTGAATCACATCACGTGGTGCCCCATCACCACCCACGGTCTCGATCTTCTCTTAGACCATAATAAAAGATAGAGGTGCTATGCCCATTACTCTGTTTCACTGCTCAATATCTTACCGTTCTAGAGTGGTCCTAAATCACATCACGTGGTGCCCCATTGCCACCCACGGTCTCTTCTCTTGGACATCTCACCATCCTAGAGTGGTCCTGAATCATATCACGTGGTGCCCCATTATCACCTACGGTCTCTTCTCTTGGACAATAATAAAAGACAGAGGTGCTACGTCCACCGCTCTGTTTCACTGCTCAACATCTCACCGTCCTAGAGTGGTCCTGAATCACATCACGTGTTGCCCCATTACCACCCACGGTCTCTTCTATTGGACAATAATAAAAGACAGAGGTGTTACGTCCACCGCTCTGTTTTACTGCTCAACATCTCACggtccatctcggcaatcaatggtttggattttaaaaaaaaatttccaggaAATtatttaaaatccggaccgtccaaaacattatttttgaatggtAAGATTGAGAGCGGTGGGGGGACCTGTAAAAATTGAGCGGCGGGTGTACACTTTCTGAATAAAAGAAGGACTAAATAAATACTCTGAGGTCCCAAAAATATTGTTCGGACTCCTAAACAatagtttaaaaataatgtacttttacAGAAGAAACTTTTTTTATGAATGCACTTGTGCACAACATGCGTATTGTGCACGATCCGAGCCGGCGAATTGTGCACAACATGCTGTGCAGGCTCCCCCAATTCCTTTTATATAGTAACTTAAAGAACTATCGATATCTAGCAATTTGGGGGCGGGTTGGTTGGGGTTGTGAAGtaataaattaattttcattgacaaaatttcattatgtttaaGTTCTCATTTGCAGATCGAAGAATTTTTTTGAGATGGAAGTAGTATTGGATTTCACTTTCCTAGAAATCCCTAGACTCTAGTGGATCCATTGATAACATGACCGCATTGAAGATTTTACGTTTTTAAGGCTTACTTTAAtcactaataaaaaaaacatatttgtgAGTCCACTTAAAATTTGTTGAGGTGTTCATTTGAAGGCATTAGGTATTAGTTAAGGTATGTGTAAGCTGACAGAATACTGAATTATTAAAATCTTCATTTCACTTTCATGAATTGGACCTTTTCCGGAAATTTAGTGGGCAACAAAACTGTTTCCAATATGAATGGCATATCCATTGCGGCATATCCGTTGTGAGGTTCACCTTTTAGCACGAAGAAAAAGATTGTCCATCATCCAATTATTTGGGGCAGGGTATGTAAAAGGATATGGTTGGTGTCTCCATCTAACCAGCTTTTCCGCAACTGTTTTCCGTCAGTTACTCTTTATGGGGGAGGATCATGTTTATTCTGTTCGGACCAGTTTAGTCCAGTTTTTgcattttaactttttaaaagtattttggatggccAGATTTGTTTAGGtacatttttgttaaaaatatcaaaaatacaccaaaataaatctggaccgttcaaaatacttttgaacggcttAGATGCAAAAAAAACTAGACCAAACTGGTCTAGACAGACCGGATAGGATCCAACCCGTTATTTGTTGGGTGTACTTTTGTccaatctttttcaaaaacaaatcaaaatgatATTGATTTTCCgctttgacaaaaaaaaaaattttcaaaatgataTTCTACACAAACTGGATTGAACTAACACAATTCCAGTTTCGATTGTGTACTCACATACTATCCATTAAACATAATTGCGTTACGACGAGATTTACAATATGGACAGAATTGGCCATTGAAACTAGGTGGGGCAAGTGGCTAGAAAAGACCCAATTGCACGGGGTGACGTTTCTCGGCTAACTGCCAAGAAGCCGTGTCCCAAATTAAAATGCTAAAAACTGGAGAAAAAAAGTTACTTATTAATCAAAGAGGGAAAAggtttggaggaagaaaattgGACTCAAGTACACATCCCAAAACCAGGCAGATAATATAGCAAGGATGTTGATTTTGGCGATTTACTTTTGTACGctggcgctccacttttaacgtgaagttggTAACTTCATGTACAAAGTAGAACGCCTGCGTACCAACGTGAAgcgcaaaaatcaatttcctaatagTAATGACTAATTTGAAGATTTGGATTTTGTGGCGAAACCCATATAATGCTTGTTCTAGCTAGAAAGATTCAAGTTTGATACACAACACACATCTGAACAGTTAGAATTtgttacacaacacacacaatcGTTGTGTGTATAACATTTTTGATTCTTAAGATACACCAAATTACTATTTTAAGAATATGCTTTCTTAGCCGCGTTAGGTTGCCATGTATGCATTGCCAATTCAACTAGGTATAGATCGATTTACTTTTTACTTACCGCGTGAGACTGGGTTGTAGAAGAGCCAAATTTATTGGATGGTCTTGGAATAATGTCATGTGGGAGTTCTACTTACCGCACAACAATCCAATTGGGGAATAGCTTTGTGTTGTGGTGCGCGTAGCACCGTACTACGCACTTCTGAGCTGTCGGATCGCGCATCCGATTGCTCGGATCTTatttcggcaatgaacggctctcgatcatTGGTTGTCAAGATAAGATCCGAACCATCAGATGCACAATCCGACGGATCAGAGGTGCGCAGCGCGTCTCACTACACAACACTAAAACATGGATCTCACATGGCCGGCATTAAGATTTTCGTTCCATCTGTGGTGATGTATTGTTACTCACGAAACTCCACACAAAGTAAAGATTTAGACTGGCTAAAGCACACATCCCAGTAACAAAAACTGCAATCGATTAGAgaatctcatctctctctcaaccctatctctctcttcctctctctcaaccctagccaccacaacCTCGATCTTTTCCCTTCCCGTCCTCCCGTGGGTTTCATACCCGTGTGCGGCGGTGGGAGGAGGAGGCCATGGTACTATCAactctctttctttatttttttattcctttcgtCTCTCTAGATCTACGATTTGTCGtctgatctgtgagagttttgtctctcgttctaCGAGAGCTTTGTCAACTCTCGTTCAACGAGAGTTGTTAGTTTCGTCTTTGAACGAATTTTGTCTACAAATTGGATTCTCTCAATTAAGGTTGCTTCACAACAATATTTGTACTTCAGTGTTCTATCCTTACACGATATTTTTGGCGTGGCAACCCGTGGAGGCTTGGTAGATCTGTAGTTCTTGGGAGctcattggtgcgttcatacttgggtggagtgcatctgatcgtctggatatttggtgtcttttgtccaTAACTTTGCactcgtttgagactcctaattaaatgttaggcagtttaaaagtgtcgttATTGCATCAGGTCATGTCTGAgttaggatgaaagacatcgattgtcttgtgatttacttgttttatatttgttagacgattagtttgactttgtccaaattctttgtaatgatctctaTTTTATAAGTACCGCCGAAGGTTGAttaatacaatcttctcactttaaaaaaaaaactacacatCCCAAAACTAGGTGGATTAGCATTGGTGATAATAATGATTAATTTGAAGATTTGGATTGCGCGGCGAAACCCATGTAATGCTTGTTTCTAGGAGTCAAgaacgagaaatttttcaatacACACTCCCTTAAGGTTTGTACCATATGCATCTATTGTGTGATTCATATtatgccacctcataaaaaattacttgtaggttattcataacattttatttcgtatcgtaacttttatattaaaaattcgtaacttttcatcaatatgattcgtaattttttaacaataaatTGATAACATTTTGAGAaccataatattttggtgtatttcaATAAGAGTGTatatgatacacactcaaataagaGGTATGTATTGTAACACTTCCCAAATTTGAGAGATGTATTGTAAGTaatttgttgtattttatttttaggcATCTATATGCTTTCTTAGCCGCGTTAGTTTGACGTTGccaattctcttttttttttttgccacggcgatatacatcagcgagggttagtgggggtgttagagttagcacggagAGActagaagctatccatagccctagTTCCCTAAAGGGCCTGTTctctgtggggctcgaacccaaaACCTTCCACAAAGGAAGCAATGACTGACCAATTCAACTAGCTAGTATTTTTTACTTACCGCGGAATTTCTTGGTTGGTCTTGAAATAATTAATGTCATGTGATGCTGCCGCGTACGGCCCCCCACAACTACACATGCAATCACGCCTAATGTTATGGATGTCATATATATACACGCGCGGAGGCGGAGCgaaaaaatttagttggtgGGGTCCAAAATTATTTCCATATGCAGGGTGGATGTGTGAAACTCGTCACtaagacaagaaaaattaaatctcGAGGGTCGATTGGTGGTTGAAGTTCGAAATTTAAGAATTTGTTTTTTACTTGGTCTCTTTTTCGAAATCTTTTGTATGCAATTAACTCTTATGGGATTAATTCATATGAATTTTGTCTCGAGTTTGAGACTCGCACTTTGGATAGTGAAATCGGTCCCGCAAAAATGAGTCCAGTTGCGCATGACTTGACTAGGATACCATGAGTTACCAGAAAAAATTGCAATAAGGAAAGCTGAAAGCCCGAACTCTTGGCATATGCAGGAACCTATTAACCAGCTAGTATTCATCTGGTTGATTGTCGAACAGATCTCAGCCGTCCAGCAGATCGAGatgaaatttgagccgtccattgccgaaCATAAACGGCCCAGATTGGCCAGCATGCACCCCGTTTTCTGATTGTTCACACCAATCAGGAGGATATGTAATCTCAATCTTGATCATTATTATCTTACGAACGAAGAACTAAACAAAACTTGCATGTATTTGTTGGGGCTTTGTTGGGGCGTGGTATCCTTTGTCCCACTCCTCTGTTCCGTTTTGCTCGCGTTCCGTTTTACTCCACAACATATCATATGCATGAAATTGATCCCTaatgttttaattttgtgtttaaaaggtCCCTATCGTTAACTTCATAGCCTCTTTCCATCAAAATGATTGAAACAAATACAAATATCACCCCTAAGATGTATAATTGCATATCAGTTAAGCCCTTACCCTATTTTTATAAAGtttattcaaatctttttcatatttgtttgttttgcgtattttttttttggattattaattcgtcccGACCCGTGgaatccaaaaactaaaaaatgttatgggaagtaaatttttttgaataaattatgACAATAATCTAAAAACAATTATCTGTTCCGGCCACTACTTATCTCCACCGCTCGTAAGTCACTTACCACCGCAATCATCCACCGCCTTTGCCACTTCAACCCGTACCATAACCACCCATTCAAGTCACCACCTCATAGAATCCATAACTGTCGTTGAAGTTTGACTCCCCCATTATCGCTTACGTTTCGGCCCCATCTCCCTCATTCATTGTTCCATCTTTATGCATAGATAGGTTATTTACCTTAATTTTCCTATGGTATATACGTAGATATATATAAAAGGAGTTAGAAAGTAAATAAACATAAATacgcggataaaaaaaaaagaacgtaCATATATTAAGGCTTGTTTTCAAGAAATCAAAAAGCTGGattacttttttgtctttattcaatttttttttcgtttttttgttttgcatctATTTTtcatggattattgatttgtatcGACAAGTggaatctaaaaggtaaaaaattaagataattttctttaaaaagttcataaaaaccaatcaataatccacaaaaaatgatgataatttttttttgtctttattccaaaaaaattagtttggttaataagtttttaaaccaaaaaaattattactttcgataataatttttagtttttggatttctctcatcgagatgaatcaataattcaaaaaaaaatgacacaacaaacaaatgcaaaaaagatttgaataaaCTTTATAGAAATAGGGTAGGGGCTTAACTGATATGCAATTATAAATCTTAAGGTTGATATTTGTAATTGTTCCAATAATATTGACGGAAAGAGGCTACGGAGTTAACGGTGGGAACCTTTTAAACACAAGATTGAAACATTGGGGACCAATTTTGCGCAATTGGTAGGTTGGGGACTAAAACAGAACGCAGATaatattttggggaccaaaatgtcaataagcctatttttttgattcaAAGCTCTGATTTTAGACGGAGGGTGAGAAGGAAATTAAGAAGGGGAGGAGAACGCAGGAAGCTGTGGTTGAGGAGTGATGAGAAAAAAAAGCTGTGGTAGGGTAAGGCTTCGTTCGCCAGCAAAGAAGGCATAGATGGAGTTCTTTCGCGGGTGAGGGCAGTgcaaagagagggagagagagagcgattAAAGTTTGGACAAGTGTCAAAATAAGAGGGTTTGATACCATTGATCGTGCCAGAATTTTCGATAAGTGaggtcaaaattttgaattatgtGTAATTCACTTTTTTAGTTGCTAATTGAAAAAAACAATTAGAATTAATaagttaatcaaaaagtagatatatataaattacaaaatctagCTTCGATTTCCATTTGATCTTGACGACTTTTCATACTTTAGAAATAATGGATGATAGTTTCATTTGTAATGATATCAAAAACATCTTTCTCTATACAGAAAGTCtgcacacacatacaatctgtgcacagattatgcatagatttcgttgtgggacccactacgggtcccacacaaatcatccgagccgttcattaaatgtaaaatattttttcaagggttcccgtaaaaaataatctcaatccgatacttataggtgctcgatccaatcatataacttttcattatccgaaaatctaaatgaaaagttagatggttggatgaaacaCCTATacgtattggattgagcttattttttacgggaactcttgaaaaaatgttttacatttaatgaacggctcggatgatttgtgtgggacccgtggtgggccccacaacgaaatctgtgcacagattgctgtgtgtgtagcacagttcTTCTCTATATACACAACTGTTTCCTACTTTTCCGCCGGGTAGACGTGAGCGAAAAATCAAATGGCATGTGCGATATAAGCGCGGGTGTGCCAGGAATTGTCGTCGTCTGATGTATGAAAGGCTTGAGCGTCTCGATCTAACTTCATATATAGTGCGACTGCGTGTGACCCAATGGATAAGGCCACAAAAATGTCCGTGGTTTACCACAATGAAGTGGACTTAAAATT
This region includes:
- the LOC131306482 gene encoding abscisic stress-ripening protein 1-like; the protein is MEEDKPKHHFFHHHKDGEKPIDAVGISDTTYSTDGANDYTDSTTVVVAEEQPDYGHEEREHKHREHLGELGAVAAGAFALHEKHKSQKDPEHAHKHKLEEEIAAAAAVGAGGYAFHEHHEKKETKREEEEAEGKKHHHIF